TTCAAACCTGAGGAATACTGGAGCATAACAGCAGACCTTGAATGTAAAGAACCACCACCTTTTAGCGCAAGGCTTTTTAGCATAAAGGGTGAGAAGGCTGATATTAAGAAGGAATCAGAGGCAAAAAGCATTGTAGAAGCCTTAGACAGCAGGGCATTTATCGTAAAAAAGATTGAAAAGAAAGACAGGAGGAGGTCGCCTGCACCACCTTTTATCACAAGCACGCTCCAGCAGGAGGCATCGAGAAAACTCAGGTTTGGAGCTAAAAAGACCATGTTCCTTGCCCAGCAGCTTTATGAGGGCCTTGAGCTCGGGACAACTTCTGTTGGACTTATAACTTATATGAGGACTGATTCTGTGAGGGTCGCTTCTGAGGCGCAGGAAGAGGCAAGGGCATTCATACTCGAAAAATTTGGCAGAGACTACGCTCCACAAAAACCACCGATTTATAAAAGCAAGGAAAGTGCCCAGGGAGCTCATGAGGCTATAAGGCCCACCTCTATTCTGAGGACTCCTGAGGCTGTTAAAAAATATTTAACAAAGGACCAATATCTCCTTTATACCCTTATATGGAATCGTTTCACTGCAAGCCAGATGAGCCATGCCCTCCTTGAGCAGACCTCTGTTGATATAGAAGCCGGTGATTACCTCTTCAGGGCCACAGGCACAGTGGTTAAATTCCCTGGCTTTATGACAATCTACACTGAGGGCATTGATGATTCCCCCATGGAAGAGGGCGCTCTTCTTCCGTCTGTTAAGGAAGGGGAGACCCTGAAGGTTATAAACATTCAGCCTAAACAGCATTTCACACAGCCTCCTCCGAGATACAATGAGGCCACGCTCGTTAAAGACCTTGAGGCAAAAGGTATTGGCCGGCCGAGCACATATGCGACTATCCTCTCAACAATCCAGGAGAGAAAATATACTGAGAGGATTGATAGCCGGTTCAAGCCAACCGAGCTCGGAGTTGTTGTGAATGACCTTCTTGTGGAGAGATTTCCAGAGCTCATGGATGTTGGCTTTACTGCAAAAATGGAGGAAGAGCTCGACAGGATTGAAGAAGGACTCCTCAAGTGGGTCAAGGTAGTCAGGGATTTCTACACCCCTTTTGACCGCGACCTCACAGAGGCCACAAAAAGCCTGGGAAAGATAAGGCCAAAGGACATCCCAACAGAGATTCTGTGCGAAAAATGCGGCCAGCCTATGGTTATAAGGTGGGGCAGGCATGGAAGATTTATGGCCTGCTCAGGATACCCTGCCTGTAAAAATACAAAGCCACTGGAAAGTGAGAAGACAGTAGGGGCTCCGCCCACAGGAGGTGAGAAGTTGGAGGAAAAATGCGAGAAGTGTGGCTCTCCCATGGTCATTAAGACTGGAAGGTTTGGGAAGTTCCTGGCGTGTAGCAGATATCCTGAATGCAAGACAACAAAGCCTTTAAGCATTGGCATAAAATGCCCCGAAGATTCGGGGGATATAATCGAGAGGAAAACAAGAAAAGGCAAGACCTTTTTTAGTTGCAGCAATTACCCGAAATGCACATTTGCTACCTGGTACAGGCCAGTTTCGAAAACATGTCCCGATTGTGGTGCGGATTTCCTGGTTGAGAAGAAAACAAAAAAAGGAGAATTCCTTATCTGTTGCAACGTTGATAGCCGCCTGTTGCAGACAATTATTTCCTTCTGATTCTAATTTTACTTGGTTCAAGAATAATAAGATTTCCATTAAAATCTGCTTCAGTGAGGGTATTAAAGGCTTTGATTATTTGATTGTTCAATTCTGAAGTGGACACTTCATTAGGAAAATGAGCAATGGCAATTCCGAAATGACTGCCAACAGGAAAGTGCAAAATGTTTCCAAAACCTAAATCACCAGTTAAAATAATAGCCTTTTCTTTTTGAGCGAATCTAAATACCTCATCATCGCTTTTTCCTCTTAAACCACAATCCCTCACATCAAGGACCGTATAACCTCTATTCCTTAAAACCTTTGCTGTTGACCGGGGCATGTCCTCGTCAATTACAAACTTAAGCATT
Above is a window of Nitrospirota bacterium DNA encoding:
- the topA gene encoding type I DNA topoisomerase — its product is MKALVIVESPAKARTINKFLGKDFTVKASVGHVKDLPKKELGVDVEKDFAPKYVVIEGKGKVLKELKKMAKEAGKIFLAPDPDREGEAIAWHIAEELDGDSDKVRRIIFNEITERAVLEAIKNPRKIDMNLVEAQQARRVLDRLVGYGLSPLLWRKVRRGLSAGRVQSVALRLIVDRERDIEAFKPEEYWSITADLECKEPPPFSARLFSIKGEKADIKKESEAKSIVEALDSRAFIVKKIEKKDRRRSPAPPFITSTLQQEASRKLRFGAKKTMFLAQQLYEGLELGTTSVGLITYMRTDSVRVASEAQEEARAFILEKFGRDYAPQKPPIYKSKESAQGAHEAIRPTSILRTPEAVKKYLTKDQYLLYTLIWNRFTASQMSHALLEQTSVDIEAGDYLFRATGTVVKFPGFMTIYTEGIDDSPMEEGALLPSVKEGETLKVINIQPKQHFTQPPPRYNEATLVKDLEAKGIGRPSTYATILSTIQERKYTERIDSRFKPTELGVVVNDLLVERFPELMDVGFTAKMEEELDRIEEGLLKWVKVVRDFYTPFDRDLTEATKSLGKIRPKDIPTEILCEKCGQPMVIRWGRHGRFMACSGYPACKNTKPLESEKTVGAPPTGGEKLEEKCEKCGSPMVIKTGRFGKFLACSRYPECKTTKPLSIGIKCPEDSGDIIERKTRKGKTFFSCSNYPKCTFATWYRPVSKTCPDCGADFLVEKKTKKGEFLICCNVDSRLLQTIISF
- a CDS encoding DUF5615 family PIN-like protein, which translates into the protein MLKFVIDEDMPRSTAKVLRNRGYTVLDVRDCGLRGKSDDEVFRFAQKEKAIILTGDLGFGNILHFPVGSHFGIAIAHFPNEVSTSELNNQIIKAFNTLTEADFNGNLIILEPSKIRIRRK